Genomic window (Selenomonadales bacterium):
TCCACAATATCTAAGATGGCGCAAAGAGTGCGAATTGCTTCCAGTGTCTTGTCTCTTCCGGCGACTTTGCGCACCACGTAGTAGATGTCCGTAATTGCATTGGCGGTCACCACACCTGTAACCCGGCCGCTCTCGCAGAGCGACAACACCCGAAACGCGTCAT
Coding sequences:
- a CDS encoding PIN domain-containing protein; the encoded protein is MKVLIDTNVIIDYLADRSPFADDAFRVLSLCESGRVTGVVTANAITDIYYVVRKVAGRDKTLEAIRTLCAILDIV